A window of the Henckelia pumila isolate YLH828 chromosome 3, ASM3356847v2, whole genome shotgun sequence genome harbors these coding sequences:
- the LOC140892329 gene encoding acyl carrier protein 1, mitochondrial-like, whose translation MASALRSAMLRRVGVPISRPTTVRSMSSHGDDHIDKQEVVDRVVDVVKSFPKVDPSKVTPDVHFRKDLGLDSLDNVEIVMALEEEFKLEIPDKEADKIDSCNLAIEYIYNHPMAS comes from the exons ATGGCGTCGGCGCTGAGATCCGCCATGCTCCGCCGTGTAGGAGTCCCGATTTCCCGACCCACGACTGTCCGATCAATGTCGTCGCACGGTGACGATCATATCGACAAGCAGGAAGTGGTGGATCGAGTCGTCGATGTCGTTAAGAGTTTCCCCAAAGTTGATCCCTCCAAG GTGACTCCTGATGTACATTTTCGAAAGGATTTGGGTCTGGATAGCCTAGATAATGTGGAGATCGTGATGGCTCTTGAAGAAGAATTTAAACTCGAAATTCCTGACAAGGAAGCAGATAAAATTGACTCGTGCAACCTTGCAATCGAATATATTTACAACCATCCCATGGCCAGCTAA
- the LOC140890635 gene encoding putative invertase inhibitor, giving the protein MKPFSSFIQFTIFLSFLIAAQGSINQNLIDSTCRTISVNDPNVDYNFCTTSLQGFPSAKQNATLQKLGSITIQLIEKNVTDTKYYIQHIISNQKWDPYTKQCLSDCLELFSDSAPSAKQAETDYENTRFDDANVQISLVMTAATTCEDGFEERSVVSDIKKRNGDVFQLSAMALSMMNMIQNKNRLV; this is encoded by the coding sequence atgaaGCCCTTTTCTTCTTTCATACAATTTACCATCTTCCTCTCATTCTTGATCGCAGCCCAAGGCTCAATCAACCAAAACTTGATAGATTCAACCTGCAGGACTATATCCGTAAACGACCCAAACGTCGACTATAACTTTTGCACAACATCCCTGCAAGGCTTCCCCTCAGCCAAACAAAATGCCACCTTACAAAAACTAGGCTCGATCACGATTCAACTGATTGAGAAAAACGTAACCGATACAAAATATTACATCCAACACATTATTTCAAACCAGAAATGGGATCCTTATACGAAGCAGTGTTTAAGTGATTGTCTCGAGCTTTTCTCTGATTCAGCCCCTTCTGCGAAACAGGCGGAGACAGATTATGAAAACACTCGGTTTGATGATGCTAACGTTCAGATAAGTTTGGTTATGACTGCTGCCACGACTTGTGAAGATGGGTTTGAAGAGAGGAGTGTGGTTTCAGATATTAAGAAGAGAAACGGCGATGTGTTCCAGCTCTCAGCCATGGCACTCTCTATGATGAACATGATTCAGAACAAGAACAGGCTGGTTTGA
- the LOC140892468 gene encoding uncharacterized protein — MRCKKHPADFSSAVGVCASCLRERLLAIMAAQAQAQLMQAQLHLGQDRGGDCRKPDTATHHPPSLAFPRSVSPYISRRKSDNAAAWQTQGHHDQRFYSTPQVGPTGSITVEIEKSRRRSGGRIFSLLSGLFKSKRGKTGADASGPISDPSVSDSVPGLSTRDPCTSSPSWLSAALPNRRKKKVNTFPVDVSVTGDRRRTCKNRGRGMSPARFSDDEDDEQCRGGSSGYSSESSQGWRQTPRRTPASTRGGGGRAASNKNMSGLTFCLSPLVRASPNRHRGQKGVPPELITAGGDARAPPKAHLSTASSFCKNRSRKLADFGRYNPNY, encoded by the coding sequence ATGAGGTGCAAGAAGCATCCGGCGGACTTTAGCAGCGCCGTCGGCGTTTGCGCCTCCTGCCTGCGTGAGCGCCTCCTTGCAATCATGGCTGCGCAAGCTCAGGCACAATTAATGCAAGCCCAATTGCATTTGGGACAAGATCGAGGGGGCGATTGCCGGAAACCTGATACCGCCACCCATCATCCGCCGTCGCTCGCCTTTCCTCGTTCTGTTTCGCCTTACATATCACGCCGAAAGTCGGACAACGCGGCCGCATGGCAGACACAAGGTCACCACGACCAACGTTTCTACAGCACTCCGCAGGTGGGGCCCACTGGATCTATAACCGTTGAAATCGAGAAGAGCAGGAGGAGAAGCGGAGGGAGAATTTTTTCGCTTCTATCTGGGCTCTTCAAATCGAAGCGGGGAAAAACGGGCGCGGATGCGTCGGGTCCGATTTCGGATCCGAGTGTCTCGGATTCGGTCCCTGGTCTCAGCACTCGCGATCCCTGTACTTCTTCTCCGTCTTGGTTATCCGCCGCTCTCCCAAATCGACGGAAAAAGAAGGTCAACACGTTCCCTGTCGACGTAAGCGTGACCGGAGATCGTCGGAGGACCTGCAAGAATCGCGGCCGCGGAATGTCTCCGGCGAGATTCTCCGACGACGAAGACGACGAGCAATGCCGAGGTGGATCGAGTGGATACTCTTCCGAATCCTCCCAAGGGTGGAGGCAGACACCGAGAAGGACTCCAGCTTCGACGCGCGGAGGCGGAGGGAGGGCGGCCTCGAACAAAAACATGTCGGGCTTGACGTTTTGCTTGAGTCCTCTAGTGCGGGCCAGCCCGAACAGGCACCGGGGTCAGAAGGGCGTTCCACCGGAGCTGATCACGGCGGGAGGTgacgccagagctccgccgaaGGCACACCTCTCCACTGCGTCGTCGTTTTGCAAGAACCGTTCCCGGAAGCTTGCCGATTTCGGGAGGTACAATCCCAACTACTGA
- the LOC140890634 gene encoding uncharacterized protein gives MDRENLEKRPGILFIGTPNVGKRTLISRLIPVDFEDVSDQSSESFVYGWTINTKYYTADVSIWLVHLQDMLSITSLPIIDRVAALVMVFDVSDPLSFDALKDWVSHNDIQKFDILLCIGNKVDLLPGHSAHIEYKRRLLQLGDSFVDPNFSEYGISEAEGSSLLGDGESSCEIKNSCLEWCLEHNIEYIEACASSADFDKCLSVDGDSQGVERLIGALSAHMWPGMMLKSGDKIHEPSLPEQAELSDEESDYEPEYEILSSGSAEPWYNVDGDWISADGPVSTSGTGIPSELDLDSLDRESGISLLRGEHQPSTSSSQLPEELDTEAAPALEGDESSEPDEGKIYDFAGLELLMGEIGNMRSNLRLIPDFQRREMAAKLAMKMAEMFGDSSGGEEGL, from the exons ATGGATCGTGAAAATCTGGAGAAGAGACCCGGAATCCTGTTCATCGGAACCCCCAACGTTGGTAAAAGGACCCTAATTTCGC GACTGATTCCCGTGGATTTTGAAGATGTGTCTGATCAATCATCTGAATCATTTGTCTATGG GTGGACAATCAACACAAAATATTACACAGCAGATGTTTCAATATGGTTGGTGCATCTTCAAGATATGTTATCTATTACAAGTTTGCCAATTATCGACCGTGTAGCTGCCCTGGTGATGGTTTTTGACGTCAGTGAT CCCTTATCTTTTGATGCACTTAAAGATTGGGTCTCTCACAATGACATTCAGAAGTTTGATATACTGCTATGTATCGGTAACAAAGTGGATCTCCTTCCGGGGCATTCGGCTCATATCGAGTACAAGAGACGTCTGCTGCAGCTTGGAGATTCCTTTGTTGATCCGAACTTCTCAGAGTACGGAATATCTGAGGCTGAAGGAAGTAGTCTTTTGGGAGATGGAGAATCATCTTGcgaaatcaagaattcatgctTAGAATGGTGTCTTGAGCACAATATTGAGTACATTGAAGCTTGTGCATCCAGTGCTGATTTTGACAAAT GTCTATCTGTAGATGGTGATTCACAGGGCGTTGAGAGACTCATTGGGGCTCTCTCTGCTCATATGTGGCCTGGGATGATGTTGAAATCTGGTGATAAGATTCACGAACCTTCACTACCCGAACAAGCTG AGTTGTCAGACGAGGAATCTGATTATGAACCCGAATATGAAATCTTGTCTTCGGGTTCTGCGGAACCATGGTATAATGTGGATGGAGATTGGATATCTGCAGATGGTCCTGTTTCTACCTCGGGAACTGGAATACCATCTGAACTTGATCTTGATTCTTTAGACCGGGAAAGTGGAATCAGTTTACTCAGAGGAGAGCATCAACCTTCAACATCAAGTTCCCAGTTGCCTGAAGAGTTAGATACAGAAGCAGCACCGGCCCTTGAAGGTGACGAGAGTTCAGAGCCTGACGAAGGCAAGATTTATGATTTTGCGGGATTGGAACTGCTAATGGGTGAAATCGGAAATATGCGCAGCAACTTGAGGTTGATACCTGATTTCCAGAGGAGGGAAATGGCTGCAAAGCTGGCAATGAAAATGGCTGAGATGTTTGGGGACAGTAGTGGAGGTGAAGAAGGACTCTAA
- the LOC140892594 gene encoding E3 ubiquitin-protein ligase ATL4-like has protein sequence MNSPFSSSSTPPPPPSIAVVYDGSATPEAVITQIPDQQQQVSNRDASPSSSYSSSSSMVIVIIIIASAIIVSASIYVLLRLFSKRFHRSSRTFAAPDDVVLRLDESGPIPGRQCHVDANGLLDSMPLFTFRSVTGSALTGGDCAVCLSKFEPHDQLRLLPLCCHAFHADCIDTWIVSNQTCPLCRSTVLPSDADVLDKIAASENRGIDSFRSGNGNGNGDSFRIEIGSISRRRGAAESGDGAQRSYSLGSFEYIVEDGFAISMGSTTHRRGISDCTSVENEAHAGNQATEPPGDALAGEVAGGGRNWLREYVDRLASVSISSRAMSFRSSGRFFSGSSRRSETVIAADDLEANRAGEEISELFRWLSGV, from the coding sequence ATGAACTctccattttcttcttcttcgacgccgccgccgccgccttcGATCGCCGTCGTCTACGATGGCTCAGCGACTCCGGAGGCTGTTATCACACAAATACCGGATCAGCAGCAACAAGTATCGAACAGGGACGCGTCTCCATCTTCATCCTACTCCTCTTCATCGTCAATGGTGATAGTTATTATAATCATCGCCTCCGCCATAATCGTGTCCGCTTCCATTTACGTCCTCCTCCGCCTGTTCTCCAAGCGCTTCCACCGCTCTTCCCGAACATTTGCCGCCCCGGACGACGTCGTTCTTCGGCTCGATGAATCTGGACCGATTCCCGGCCGGCAATGCCACGTGGACGCGAACGGTTTGCTCGATTCCATGCCGCTGTTCACCTTCCGCTCGGTCACTGGGAGTGCGCTCACCGGAGGCGATTGCGCCGTCTGTTTGTCAAAGTTTGAGCCGCATGATCAGCTGCGGTTGCTGCCGCTGTGCTGCCACGCGTTCCATGCCGACTGTATTGACACGTGGATCGTCTCCAATCAAACGTGCCCACTCTGCAGGTCCACCGTGCTCCCCTCCGATGCTGACGTGCTTGATAAAATCGCCGCCTCCGAAAATCGCGGCATTGACAGCTTCAGGAGTGGGAACGGAAACGGAAACGGAGACAGTTTCAGGATTGAGATCGGGAGCATCAGCCGCCGGCGCGGAGCTGCGGAAAGCGGCGACGGAGCGCAGCGTTCGTATTCGTTAGGTTCCTTCGAGTATATCGTAGAAGACGGATTCGCGATCTCCATGGGGTCCACTACTCATCGTAGAGGTATTTCTGACTGCACATCGGTCGAAAACGAAGCTCATGCCGGAAACCAGGCGACGGAGCCACCAGGGGACGCTTTGGCCGGGGAGGTCGCCGGCGGTGGAAGGAACTGGCTGAGGGAGTACGTCGATAGACTTGCTTCGGTTTCGATTTCCTCTCGTGCGATGTCTTTCAGGAGCTCCGGAAGATTCTTCTCCGGCAGCAGCCGTCGCAGCGAGACGGTAATCGCGGCGGATGATCTGGAAGCGAACCGTGCCGGAGAAGAAATCAGTGAACTATTTAGGTGGCTTTCCGGGGTTTAA
- the LOC140891255 gene encoding probable purine permease 11, translating to MLDNQELILEKDGPSTYHSPLHTLKRWHWWLLVALNIFFLIVGQAAAVILGRFYYDKGGNSKWMATLVQTAAFPILLIPYFFLRPSNEPSSTLSPRSTLILVSIYFVLGALIAGDNMLYSIGLLYLSASTYSLICATQLASNAIFSYFLNHQKFTALIFNSVIILSLSSALLAVNDDSDKPSGVSQGKYMVGIATALAASALYSLLLSLMQLTFEKVLKKETFSVVLEMQIYTGFVATCATIVGLFASGEWRTLSGEMDSFTTGKLSYVMTLVWTAISWQVCSVGVVGLIFVVSSLFSNVISTLSLAVTPLASLVVFHDKMNGVKIIAMLMAFWGFASYIYQNYLDEVKLRKNRNDANNAVNDSCP from the exons ATGCTAG ATAATCAGGAGCTGATTCTGGAGAAAGATGGGCCTTCAACCTATCATTCACCACTTCACACCCTTAAGAGATGGCATTGGTGGCTTTTGGTGGCTCTTAACATATTTTTTCTGATTGTTGGTCAAGCTGCTGCTGTTATATTAGGAAGATTTTATTACGACAAAGGTGGAAATAGTAAGTGGATGGCAACTCTAGTCCAAACAGCCGCTTTTCCCATTCTTCTGATCCCATATTTTTTTCTTCGTCCCTCAAATGAGCCATCAAGCACGTTATCACCACGTTCTACTCTTATTTTAGTATCAATCTATTTCGTTCTTGGAGCCCTTATCGCTGGAGATAACATGCTTTATTCAATTGGATTATTGTACTTATCTGCTTCAACTTATTCACTTATATGTGCCACACAACTGGCTTCTAATGCAATTTTCTCTTACTTCCTTAATCATCAGAAATTTACGGCCTTAATTTTTAATTCTGTCATCATTCTTTCATTATCTTCTGCTCTTCTTGCTGTCAACGATGACTCTGATAAGCCTTCAGGAGTATCCCAGGGGAAATATATGGTAGGAATTGCTACCGCATTGGCAGCTTCTGCTCTGTACTCCCTTTTACTTTCATTAATGCAGCTAACGTTCGAGAAAGTCTTAAAGAAAGAAACCTTTTCCGTCGTTTTAGAAATGCAAATCTACACAGGATTCGTGGCTACATGTGCCACGATCGTGGGTCTTTTTGCGAGCGGTGAATGGAGGACTTTAAGTGGGGAAATGGATAGTTTTACCACCGGAAAACTTTCTTATGTGATGACTCTGGTCTGGACAGCCATTTCATGGCAGGTGTGTTCTGTTGGGGTTGTGGGTTTGATATTCGTTGTGTCGTCTCTGTTCTCCAATGTGATCAGTACGCTTTCCTTGGCCGTGACTCCTCTTGCTTCTTTGGTTGTGTTCCATGACAAGATGAATGGCGTGAAGATAATAGCAATGCTGATGGCATTTTGGGGGTTTGCTTCTTACATTTATCAGAACTATCTTGATGAAGTTAAGTTAAGGAAGAATCGAAATGATGCTAATAATGCTGTTAATGATTCTTGTCCCTAA
- the LOC140891224 gene encoding ATP synthase subunit delta', mitochondrial-like isoform X2: MLRRASACLLSHGRRLSTEASSDELFMAAWRRIMPNVDPPKTPLSFMHPRPTDPSPDAIPSKLTVNLVSPYSSLFSNRQVDMVTVPASSGQMGILPGHVSSISELKPGLLSVHEEQEVTKYFISSGFAFVHSSSITDIIAIEAVPIEQIDPSCVQKRLEEFNKKLNSASTDMETVEARVGIDVLTALHSALSE, encoded by the exons ATGCTCCGCCGCGCCTCAGCCTGCTTACTCTCCCACGGCCGGCGGCTCTCCACGGAGGCTTCGTCGGACGAGCTGTTTATGGCGGCCTGGAGGCGAATAATGCCCAACGTGGACCCACCCAAGACTCCATTGTCCTTCATGCACCCTCGCCCGACTGACCCTTCTCCCGACGCCATCCCCTCGAAGCTCACTGTCAACTTGGTTTCTCCCTACTCTTCTCTCTTCAGCAATAGACAG GTGGACATGGTCACTGTACCTGCCTCGTCAGGGCAGATGGGAATCCTCCCAGGACACGTATCGTCAATATCCGAACTAAAACCGGGCTTACTCTCCGTGCACGAGGAACAAGAAGTGACTAAGTACTTCATCAGCAGCGGATTTGCCTTTGTTCATTCAAGTTCTATCACTGATATAATTGCAATTGAGGCTGTGCCAATAGAGCAGATAGACCCTTCTTGTGTCCAAAAGAGACTTGAAGAATTTAATAAGAAACTCAACTCAGCTTCAACCGATATGGAAACCGTTGAAGCCCGAGTTGGGATTGATGTGCTAACAGCTTTACATTCTGCTCTCTCCGAATAG
- the LOC140887463 gene encoding ras-related protein RABH1b-like — protein sequence MAPVSALAKYKLVFLGDQSVGKTSIITRFMYDKFDNTYQATIGIDFLSKTMYLEDRTVRLQLWDTAGQERFRSLIPSYIRDSSVAVIVFDVASRQSFLNTSKWIEEVRTERGSDVIIVLVGNKTDLVDKRQVSIEEGEAKARELNVMFIETSAKAGFNIKALFRKIAAALPGMETLSSAKQEDMVDVNLKSSNTNASQSQQQSGGCAC from the exons ATGGCTCCAGTTTCGGCGCTCGCGAAGTATAAATTAGTGTTCCTGGGAGATCAATCCGTTGGGAAGACGAGTATAATCACTCGATTCATGTACGATAAATTCGACAATACGTACCAG GCTACTATTGGTATTGATTTCCTTTCAAAGACGATGTATCTTGAAGATCGAACTGTGAGATTGCAGCTGTG GGATACTGCAGGACAAGAAAGATTTAGGAGTCTTATACCAAGCTATATCAGGGACTCCTCTGTTGCTGTTATTGTATTTGATGTTGCAA GTAGACAGTCATTCCTCAACACCTCAAAATGGATAGAGGAGGTTCGAACTGAAAGAGGAAGTGATGTTATCATTGTCCTAGTTGGAAACAAAACTGACCTGGTAGATAAGAG GCAAGTTTCAATAGAGGAAGGAGAGGCCAAAGCTCGTGAACTAAATGTCATGTTTATCGAAACTAGTGCAAAAGCTGGTTTCAATATTAAG GCGCTATTCAGGAAGATCGCCGCAGCATTGCCTGGAATGGAAACCCTGTCCTCGGCAAAGCAAGAGGATATGGTTGATGTGAACCTGAAGTCTAGCAACACAAATGCATCTCAGTCACAACAGCAATCAGGAGGATGCGCTTGCTGA
- the LOC140891224 gene encoding uncharacterized protein isoform X1, protein MGLARLFEDKIRETKFQWRGAANFPNKNDFYLLLRPRLFHHCCLLLLYLWPQGDDELPPPYSLRCFRRLRWLPDETRVSDIIVAKNTHLAIVVKANCFVLSLMMIRRIHFWSRRKIHQITPLLYLRLVSMQWPDKCPLGHCVLEATLEAWKCRLWWMVAAHTILYKNESHVFWNCPYLLLPTSRFWWVMVKRLLVTDSVREFKFSWGSEIFSIDFYVLQLQGADVVLGFQWLELLGRITVDYKELYMEFLRDNRVVRLKGEPLLQWQQVQFTQFRRLSNTEAISSCFQLFSFVPEDTTQVEVFPMSPELSHLLDLFKDVFEEPEALPPFRAIDHHIHLLPNSNPVNVKPYRYPHSQKSEIEKLVSDMLLDGVIRPSQSPFSSPVLLVKKKDGTWRFCVDYRALNQVTIKDRFPIPNIDELFDELHGASIFSKIDLRSGFHQIRVHPRDIHKTAFRTHEGHYEFTVMPFGLTNAPSTFQASMNSVCQPFLRKFVIVFFDDILVFSKSMVDHLTHLQMVLSCLRKHSFFAKRSKCSFAQTSIHYLGHIVSVKGVEPDPDKIFAIQQWPTPTTVKTLRGFLGLTGFYRRFVKGYSHMASPLTDLLKKDHFSWSSTAQNSFDTLKLALANTPILALPDFQHLSSFKLMLQEAELGLSFFNMAILLLTLVKSFLLECHEPLLMFGSCLQSHKQFPSGGNISLVITLLFSPITKVFVTFFTKLSTHQSSKNILSNFWVLTLISNILRVKRTLLRTLYLVSLVTLNL, encoded by the coding sequence ATGGGGTTAGCACGTCTGTTTGAAGACAAGATCAGGGAGACTAAGTTTCAGTGGCGGGGGGCGGCAAACTTTCCAAACAAGAACGATTTCTACCTACTTCTAAGACCTCGCCTCTTCCACCATTGTTGCCTACTCCTTCTGTACCTGTGGCCACAGGGGGACGACGAACTACCACCCCCTTATTCATTAAGATGCTTTCGCAGGCTGAGATGGCTGCCCGACGAGACAAGGGTCTCTGATATAATTGTGGCGAAAAATACTCATTTGGCCATCGTTGTCAAGGCAAATTGTTTTGTTTTATCACTGATGATGATCCGGAGGATTCACTTCTGGTCGAGGAGGAAGATCCACCAGATAACACCACTATTATACCTGAGATTAGTCTCCATGCAATGGCCGGACAAATGTCCCCTCGGACATTGCGTTTTAGAGGCCACATTGGAGGCTTGGAAGTGCAGACTTTGGTGGATGGTGGCAGCACACACAATTTTATACAAGAACGAGTCGCACGTTTTTTGGAACTGCCCATACTTGCTTCTCCCAACTTCAAGGTTTTGGTGGGTAATGGTGAAACGCTTACTTGTGACGGACAGTGTCAGGGAGTTCAAATTCAGTTGGGGGTCGGAAATTTTTTCTATTGATTTCTATGTTCTCCAGTTACAAGGGGCAGATGTGGTCCTCGGTTTCCAATGGTTGGAATTGTTGGGCCGCATTACAGTGGATTATAAGGAATTGTATATGGAGTTTCTGCGGGATAACAGGGTGGTTCGGTTAAAGGGGGAACCATTGTTACAATGGCAACAAGTTCAGTTTACTCAATTCCGGAGGTTGTCCAATACAGAGGCCATTTCTAGCTGTTTTCAATTGTTCTCTTTCGTTCCAGAGGACACTACCCAGGTGGAGGTATTTCCTATGTCTCCAGAGCTTTCTCACTTACTTGACTTGTTCAAAGATGTATTTGAAGAACCGGAAGCACTTCCTCCGTTCCGTGCCATTGATCATCATATACATCTTCTTCCAAATTCTAACCCAGTCAATGTCAAACCATATCGTTATCCTCACTCCCAAAAATCCGAAATTGAGAAATTGGTTTCCGACATGTTGTTAGACGGTGTCATTCGCCCCAGTCAAAGTCCTTTTTCATCTCCAGTacttttagtaaaaaaaaaagatggtaCATGGCGTTTTTGTGTTGACTATAGAGCCTTGAACCAAGTTACTATTAAGGATCGTTTTCCTATTCCCAACATCGATGAACTCTTTGATGAACTTCATGGAGCATCCATTTTTTCCAAAATCGATTTACGATCGGGTTTTCACCAAATTCGGGTCCATCCAAGAGATATACACAAGACCGCTTTCCGTACCCATGAGGGACATTATGAGTTTACTGTAATGCCTTTTGGCCTTACTAATGCTCCCTCTACATTTCAAGCTTCGATGAATTCTGTTTGCCAGCCCTTTCTTCGTAAGTTTGTCATTGTTTTTTTTGATGATATTCTAGTCTTTAGCAAGTCTATGGTTGACCACCTTACTCACTTACAAATGGTGTTGTCTTGTCTCCGAAAACACTCATTCTTTGCCAAGCGTTCCAAGTGTTCTTTTGCCCAAACTTCAATTCATTACTTGGGTCACATTGTCTCAGTCAAGGGAGTTGAACCTGATCCGGACAAAATCTTCGCCATTCAGCAGTGGCCTACCCCAACTACTGTCAAAACTCTTCGTGGGTTTTTGGGTTTAACAGGGTTCTACAGGAGGTTTGTCAAGGGTTATTCTCATATGGCTTCTCCTCTCACTGATCTTCTAAAAAAAGATCACTTCTCTTGGTCTTCTACGGCTCAAAATTCTTTTGATACCCTCAAATTAGCTTTAGCCAACACTCCTATTCTTGCCTTACCAGATTTTCAGCACCTTTCCAGCTTCAAACTGATGCTTCAGGAAGCGGAATTGGGGCTGTCCTTCTTCAACATGGCCATCCTGTTGCTTACTTTAGTAAAAAGCTTTCTCCTCGAATGTCACGAGCCTCTACTTATGTTCGGGAGTTGTTTGCAGTCACACAAGCAATTTCCAAGTGGAGGCAATATCTCATTGGTCATCACTTTACTATTCTCACCAATCACCAAAGTCTTCGTGACATTCTTCACCAAGCTGTCCACACACCAGAGCAGCAAAAATATCTTATCAAACTTTTGGGTTTTGACTTTGATATCCAATATACTCCGGGTAAAACGAACATTGTTGCGGACGCTTTATCTCGTGAGTTTGGTGACACTGAACCTATAA